In Streptomyces chartreusis, the following proteins share a genomic window:
- a CDS encoding glycoside hydrolase family 6 protein: MYLKRGAWRGARARTSAMLLGAALLVAGCSSGDGDEPDDNSGAGITQQPKGTDPFWVNPDGNAAAQVADYEKGGKKDDAEQIRKIAQQPTGEWIGPENPEDEARGYTEAADKAGRTALLVLYNIPHRDCGQYSQGGAADGNAYRDWIDGVAKGIEDRAATVILEPDALLHLVDGCTPDEFHEERYDLLKGAIGKLKSLKNTKVYVDAGNAGWGHPDQIFEPLKWAGIDQADGFSVNVSNFYTTKDSIAYGKQLSGKVGGKPFVIDTSRNGNGPYTEGDPNERWCNPPGRALGETPTTKTSDPLVDAYVWVKRPGESDGECKGGPKAGQWWAEYALKLAKASK; the protein is encoded by the coding sequence ATGTACCTGAAGAGGGGGGCCTGGAGGGGCGCTCGCGCGCGGACGTCCGCGATGCTGCTGGGGGCGGCACTGCTGGTCGCGGGCTGTTCCTCCGGGGACGGAGACGAACCGGACGACAACTCCGGCGCCGGGATCACCCAACAGCCAAAGGGCACCGACCCGTTCTGGGTGAACCCGGACGGGAACGCCGCCGCGCAGGTGGCCGACTACGAGAAGGGCGGCAAGAAGGACGACGCCGAGCAGATCCGCAAGATAGCCCAGCAGCCGACCGGCGAGTGGATCGGCCCGGAGAACCCGGAGGACGAGGCACGCGGCTACACGGAGGCCGCCGACAAGGCGGGCCGTACGGCCCTGCTGGTCCTCTACAACATCCCGCACCGCGACTGCGGCCAGTACTCCCAGGGCGGCGCCGCCGACGGCAACGCCTACCGGGACTGGATCGACGGTGTGGCCAAGGGCATCGAGGACCGCGCCGCGACGGTGATCCTGGAGCCGGACGCGCTGCTGCACCTGGTGGACGGCTGTACCCCGGACGAGTTCCACGAGGAGCGCTACGACCTCCTCAAGGGCGCCATCGGCAAGCTGAAGTCGCTGAAGAACACCAAGGTCTACGTGGACGCGGGCAACGCCGGCTGGGGCCATCCCGACCAGATCTTCGAGCCCCTGAAGTGGGCGGGCATCGACCAGGCCGACGGCTTCTCGGTCAATGTCTCCAACTTCTACACGACCAAGGACTCGATCGCGTACGGCAAGCAGCTCAGCGGCAAGGTGGGCGGCAAGCCCTTCGTGATCGACACCAGCCGCAACGGCAACGGCCCCTACACCGAGGGCGACCCGAACGAACGCTGGTGCAACCCGCCCGGCCGTGCGCTCGGCGAGACCCCGACGACCAAGACGTCCGACCCCCTGGTCGACGCCTACGTCTGGGTCAAACGCCCCGGAGAGTCGGACGGCGAATGCAAGGGCGGCCCGAAGGCGGGCCAGTGGTGGGCGGAGTACGCCTTGAAACTCGCGAAGGCCAGTAAGTAA